A single window of Dehalococcoidia bacterium DNA harbors:
- the cas2e gene encoding type I-E CRISPR-associated endoribonuclease Cas2e, whose translation MIVLVLERASPSLRGELTRWLLEPRAGVFIGNVSALVREKLWEQVCAKCEGASALLIYSAPTEQGFAMRLFGEPSRTVEDFEGLSLVVRRRRSPIP comes from the coding sequence ATGATCGTGCTGGTGCTGGAACGGGCATCGCCGAGCCTGCGGGGTGAACTGACGCGGTGGCTGCTTGAGCCGCGCGCGGGGGTATTTATTGGGAATGTCTCGGCGCTGGTGCGGGAGAAGCTGTGGGAGCAGGTCTGCGCGAAATGCGAAGGAGCCTCAGCTCTGTTGATCTACTCTGCGCCGACGGAGCAGGGATTTGCGATGCGGCTTTTTGGCGAGCCGTCGCGTACGGTCGAAGACTTCGAGGGGCTATCGCTAGTGGTCCGTCGTCGGCGTTCTCCCATTCCCTAG